A genomic segment from Malus domestica chromosome 05, GDT2T_hap1 encodes:
- the LOC103436442 gene encoding cyclase-like protein 2 isoform X1: MMPSIDFKFRENILAKKKPSLLSVTKLCLLVVKITRPLLIQPPPTATRTTMKPILLLLLLSSLSYSVATTAYPSIPGTTSVEYAAETDTLIPPRREVYGNGRIFDISHRYRTTMPAFETNDGVGQFLWLPNSMKNGSIANNSEMKLPTHTGTHVDAPGHVFDHYFDAGFDVDTLDLDVLNGPALLVDVPRDKNITAEVMKSLHIPKGVCRVLFRTLNTDRRLMFQKEFDSSYVGFMRDGAQWLVENTDIKLVGIDYLSVAAYDDLIPSHLVFLEGREIILVEALKLDDVEPGIYSVHCLPLRLPGAEGSPIRCILIK; encoded by the exons ATGATgccttctattgatttcaaatttagAGAGaacattttagctaaaaaaaaaCCGTCCCTTTTATCAGTGACTAAGCTGTGTCTTCTAGTCGTAAAGATCACCCGCCCGCTTCTCATCCAACCTCCTCCCACTGCCACACGCACCACCATGAAGCCAATACTGCTCCTCCTCCTACTCTCCTCCCTCTCCTACTCCGTCGCCACCACAGCCTATCCTTCTATTCCGGGCACCACCTCCGTCGAATACGCCGCCGAAACCGACACCCTGATCCCTCCTCGCCGTGAAGTTTACGGCAATGGACGAATCTTCGACATCAGCCACCGGTACAGGACCACCATGCCTGCCTTTGAAACCAACGACGGCGTCGGCCAGTTCCTTTGGCTCCCCAACAGCATGAAGAACGGCTCCATCGCCAACAACTCTGAGATGAAGCTGCCCACTCACACTGGTACCCACGTCGATGCCCCCGGCCACGTCTTCGATCACTACTTCGACGCCGGCTTCGATGTCGATACCCTTGACTTGGATGTGCTTAATG GTCCTGCATTGCTAGTTGACGTTCCAAGGGATAAGAACATAACCg CTGAGGTTATGAAGTCCTTACATATTCCCAAGGGGGTATGTCGTGTGCTGTTCAGAACATTAAACACAGACAG ACGGCTTATGTTCCAAAAGGAGTTTGACAGCAGCTATGTGGGATTTATGAGGGATGGAGCACAGTGGTTGGTGGAGAACACTGACATTAAACTTGTCG GAATTGATTACTTATCCGTTGCTGCATATGATGATTTGATTCCATCCCACCTTGTTTTTCTAGAAGGCAGG GAAATCATTCTTGTTGAAGCCTTAAAACTGGATGACGTGGAACCAGGAATATATTCTGTCCACTGCTTACCTTTGAGGTTGCCGGGTGCAGAAGGGTCACCGATAAGATGCATTCTTATCAAGTGA
- the LOC103436442 gene encoding cyclase-like protein 2 isoform X2 has product MMPSIDFKFRENILAKKKPSLLSVTKLCLLVVKITRPLLIQPPPTATRTTMKPILLLLLLSSLSYSVATTAYPSIPGTTSVEYAAETDTLIPPRREVYGNGRIFDISHRYRTTMPAFETNDGVGQFLWLPNSMKNGSIANNSEMKLPTHTGTHVDAPGHVFDHYFDAGFDVDTLDLDVLNAEVMKSLHIPKGVCRVLFRTLNTDRRLMFQKEFDSSYVGFMRDGAQWLVENTDIKLVGIDYLSVAAYDDLIPSHLVFLEGREIILVEALKLDDVEPGIYSVHCLPLRLPGAEGSPIRCILIK; this is encoded by the exons ATGATgccttctattgatttcaaatttagAGAGaacattttagctaaaaaaaaaCCGTCCCTTTTATCAGTGACTAAGCTGTGTCTTCTAGTCGTAAAGATCACCCGCCCGCTTCTCATCCAACCTCCTCCCACTGCCACACGCACCACCATGAAGCCAATACTGCTCCTCCTCCTACTCTCCTCCCTCTCCTACTCCGTCGCCACCACAGCCTATCCTTCTATTCCGGGCACCACCTCCGTCGAATACGCCGCCGAAACCGACACCCTGATCCCTCCTCGCCGTGAAGTTTACGGCAATGGACGAATCTTCGACATCAGCCACCGGTACAGGACCACCATGCCTGCCTTTGAAACCAACGACGGCGTCGGCCAGTTCCTTTGGCTCCCCAACAGCATGAAGAACGGCTCCATCGCCAACAACTCTGAGATGAAGCTGCCCACTCACACTGGTACCCACGTCGATGCCCCCGGCCACGTCTTCGATCACTACTTCGACGCCGGCTTCGATGTCGATACCCTTGACTTGGATGTGCTTAATG CTGAGGTTATGAAGTCCTTACATATTCCCAAGGGGGTATGTCGTGTGCTGTTCAGAACATTAAACACAGACAG ACGGCTTATGTTCCAAAAGGAGTTTGACAGCAGCTATGTGGGATTTATGAGGGATGGAGCACAGTGGTTGGTGGAGAACACTGACATTAAACTTGTCG GAATTGATTACTTATCCGTTGCTGCATATGATGATTTGATTCCATCCCACCTTGTTTTTCTAGAAGGCAGG GAAATCATTCTTGTTGAAGCCTTAAAACTGGATGACGTGGAACCAGGAATATATTCTGTCCACTGCTTACCTTTGAGGTTGCCGGGTGCAGAAGGGTCACCGATAAGATGCATTCTTATCAAGTGA